The sequence GCCGCCGGCCCAGATCGCGAAGACGATCTTGCGGCCCTCCTCGCCCTCGAGCGCGGAGAAGATGCGCTGGGCGGCGGCGGTGAAGTCCTGCGTGTCGGTCGGCACGTATTCCTCGTGCACGAGCTCCGCGCCCGTCCCCGCCAGCGCCTCGCGGAAGGCGGCGACGCCGTCGCGGCCGAAGGCGTAGTCCTGCGCCAGCGTCGCGATCGTCACGCCCTCCTCGCCGAGCGCCACCGCGTTCGAGATCGCGTCCTGCGAGGAATTGCGGCCCGTGCGGAAGACGTAGCGGTTCCAGTTCTCGCCCGTGATCGAATCGGCCACCGCCGGCTCGACGATCAGGATGCGCTCGTACTCCTCCGCCACCGGCAGCATCGCCAGCGCCACGCCGGAGGAGACCGGCCCCACCGCGATATGCGCGTCGTCGTCGCCGAAGGCCTCCGCCAGCATGGCGCGGCCGATCTCCGGCTTCAGCTGGGTGTCCTTCTCGATCACCACGATCTTGCGGCCGTCGATCTCCATCGTGCCGTCGGTCATGTATTCGAGGCCCATCATCAGCCCCGTGTGGGACTGCTTGGCGTAGGCCTCGAGCGCGCCCGTCTTGCCGTAGACGTGCGCGATGCGGATCTCTTCCTGCGCGCCAGCCGCGCCCGCGCCCAGCGCGGCCGCGAGCGCCATCGCCGCGCCGGCGACGAATGCCCTCGATCTCATCGATTCCTCCCTGGGGTCCCGCCTGTCGCGGGCCCTCTCGCCTCGCCTCGCGCCGGTCTTGCCGCCGGCTCCCGGCCCGGTCGCCGAGCCTGACATGAAGCATGGTTCATGTTTCAGGTTTTGGCAAGAGGCCGCTCGCCGACGCGGGAGCGGGGCCGGGGCGGGTCTGGGCCGGCTCGCCGAGACCCGCCGACGGATGCTCAATCGCCCGGTCGCCTGGCGAAGACGTAGCCCACGCCGCGCACGGTCTTGATCATCTCCGGCCGGGCCGGGTCGCGCTCGATCTTGCGGCGCAGGCGCGCGATGCGGATGTCGATGGAGCGGTCGAAGGGCTCGTCGGGGTCCTTGTGGGAGAGCTCCAGCAGCTGCTCGCGGGAAAGCACCCTGTCCGGGCGCTCGGCGAGAACCTGGAGGAGGTCGAACTCCATCGCGGTCAAGGCGACGTCGCGCCCGTCGGCGTCGAGCAGGCGGCGCGCGTCGAGGTCGAGCATCATCTCGCCGATGGGCATGCGACGGGTCTGAGGCGCCGCGACGGCCTGCGCGGCGGCCTCGACCGCCGCCGCCGGCGCCGCGAGGGCGGCGTCGGCCATGCGCCGCATCAGGGCGCGGATGCGCGCCACGAGCTCGCGCAGCTCGACGGGCTTGGGGATGTAGTCGTCCGCGCCGACCTCGAGGCCGACGATGCGGTCGATCGGGTCGCCGTGCGCCGTGACCATGACGATGCCGGCCGTGGTCACCTCGCGCAGCCAGCGCGCCAGCGACAGGCCGTCCTCGCCCGGCATGGTGATGTCGAGGAGCACGACGTCGAAGGGCGCGCCGTCGGCGACGCGGGCGCGCAGCGCGGCGCCGCCGTCGAGGAGCTCCGGCGAGAAGCCATGGAGGGCGAGGTAGTCCGCGAGGGTCTCGCGAACGTCGCGCTCGTCGTCCACGACGAGGATGCGAGGCTTGTCTGTCACGGGCTCGAACCGCGGCTGTCAGTCGCCCGGGCGCCGAGCGACCTGTGTGAGGATGGCGCGAATGTCTTCCGGAAGGAAGGGCTTTTCGAGGCACGGCCGGCCGATCCGGGCCAGCGCGCGGGCGATGTCGGGGCGCAGCGCGTCGCCGGTGGCGAAGACCACGCGCTCGGCGAGCTCGGGCCGGCGCGCGACCATGAGGGCGTAGAGCTCGAGCCCGTCGATGTCCGGCATGCGCACGTCCGAGAAGACGACGTCCGGCGCCTCTCCGGCGAGGAGGCGCAAGGCCTCGGTCGCCGAGCGGGCGAGGAGCGCGCGGTGGCCGTCGATCTCGATCAGCTCGGCCGTGGTGCGCAGCACCTCCTCGTCGTCGTCGACGACGAGCACCGTGCGCCCCACGGAACGGTTCGGCGCGGGCGAGAGCGTCCTTTCCGCGTCCGCGCTCGGCGCGAGCGGCAGCTCGACCACGAAGCGCGCGCCCTCCCGAAAGGCGCGGTCGAGCCCGATCATGCCGCCATGGGCCGTGACCAGCCGGTGGCACAAGGCGAGCCCGATGCCCGAGCCCTTGCCGGCCTTCGTCGTGAACAGCGGCTCGAAGATGCGGGACGCGATGCGCTCCGGCACGCCGGGCCCGCTGTCGCTGACGCTGAGCCGCGCGACGCCGGCGGCGGGGTCGAGGCCGAGCGCGAGGGATATCCGGCGTGGGCCGGGCCCGTGCGCCATGGCCTGAGCGGCGTTCGTCAGGAGATTGACGATCACCTGCCGCAGCTGCTCGCGATCGCCCGCCGTCGGCGCGCCGCTCTCCGGCAGGTCGAGGGCGACGCGCGCCCCCGCCGCCTCGATCTCGGGTCCCGCGGCCGAGAGCGCCTCGCGGACGACCGCACGGAGGTCGAGGCGGCCGAAGGCGGCGGGTTGCTGGCGCGCCATGGCGAGGAAGCTCTTGACGATGCGCGCGCAGCGGGCCGAGGCTTCCGCCATGCGCTCGGCGCGGCGACGGACATGCGGATCGGGCGCGGTCTCCAGCAGGATCGCGGCCTGGCCGACCAGGACGGAGAGCGGATTGTTGAGCTCGTGGCTCACCCCCGCGAGCACCTCGCCCAGCGCGCCGAGCTTCTCGGCCTGATGCATCACCTCGCGCTGGCGGGCGCGCTCGGCCTCGCGGGCGCGCCGCTCGGCGAGGTCCGCCGCGGCGGTGACGATCACCGGCTCGCCGCGAAACTCCGCGAGCCGCGACCAGATGGCGAGCCAGATGTCCTCGCCGTCCCCGCGCCGGAAGCAGGCTTCGAGCCCGTCGACGCGCTCCTCGGCGACGAGCCGCGCGACATAATCCGCGCGGTCCTCGAGCGTGCGCCAGTGCGCCAGGGTCGAGCCGTCGGCCTCTTGCATGCGCATCATCTCCCGGGCCGCCGGATTGACGTAGACGATGCGCCCGTCGCGCAGCCGCGACATGGTGATCGGCGTCGGGCAGGCCTCGAGCACGCTCTTCACCGTCTCCCAGCTGTCGCGCAGAACGGCCTCGGCGCGGGCGGTCTCGGTGATGTCGCGCAGCGTGATCACGACGCCGCCGCCGCGGGTTTCGGAGCGCGACGCCGCGAAGAGCCGCCCGTCCGCATGGGCGAGGCGTTCCTCGCAGGCGCAGCGCAGGCGGGCCTCGATCCGCCGCGACAGGCAGCGCGCCGTCTCTCCCTCGCCGGGGAGGAAGCGGCCCGCCTCGGCGCTCGCGGCGAGGATCTCGGTCCAGGTCGCGCCGACGCGCGCCGCCTCCGGTCCCAGCGTCTCGACGAAGCTGCGGTTGCACAGGCCGAGCGCGCCCGTGGCGTCGAAGATCGCGAAGCCCAGCGCCACCGCCTCCACGGCGTCCTCCAGGAGGGCGCGCGCCTCGGAGGCCTCGCGCTCGCGGGCGCGCAGGGCGGTGATGTCCGTCATCAGCACCACCCGGCCGCCTTCGGCGGTGGGCGCGCGCTGGATCACGAGCTCGCGGCCATCCACGTGCTTCGCCTCGATCGGGTCGAGGGATTCGCGCCGCAGCCGGCGCAGCCGGCCCTGCGCCGCCTTCGGATCGGCATCCAGCGGCGTGCCCTCGACGATGGTGACGCGCGAACGCATGACGCGCATGCGCTCCTCGAAATCCATCCCGACGAGCTGCTCGGCCGGGAGCCCGTAGACGCCGGCATAGACCCCGTTGCATGCGGCGAGCCGCCCGTCCGGGTTCTCCACCGCGACTCCGTCGGGCAGGCTCGCGATGGCGTCGGCGAGACGCGTCTCGGCGCGGGCGGCGGCGTCGCGCGCGGCCATGAGCTCGGTCTGGTCGGAGGTGAACTCGAGATAGCCGACGAGGCGTCCCGTCTCGTCGCGATGGGGCGTGAAGCGCCGCTCGGTGTAGCGCCGCACGCCGTCGGCATAGTCCGCCCAGCCGCGCCAGGAGGCCTCCTCGCCCGCGAGCGCCGCCGCGCGGGCCTCCCTGTCGGGCATGGCGGGCGAGCCGAAGGTCTCGGGCAGCGAGAGGCCGACGACGGCCCCCGGCGCGCAGCCGAGCAGCTCGGCGGCCCGCGCGTTGCACCAGAGTACGCGATCGTCCGCGTCGATGAGCCAGATCCGCGTCGGCACGGCGTCGAGCATGCGTTCGAGCCCCGCTCCGCAGGTCGTCCCGTCGCTCATCGTTCGGTCCCTCGCACCGGTCGTGTCGGCGCGTTTTCCTAAGGGGTGTCGATGTCTGCTTTCGGTCTGCGGAGGGGGAGGACTGTTTCTATTGTTTCAGGCGATTCCGAGATCCCCTTCGCCGCGGTCGAGGATCATCGGGACGATGAGGTCCTCCTCGTCGTCGAGGTGGCGCAGGAGCCGGCGCAGGAGGGCGTCGGCCTCGTCGGCATAGGCGTCGGCCGCGCGCAGCACGGCGTCGCGGTCGTGCTCGGGCGCCTGCAGGAAGGCGCCCGCCCGCTCCGCCGTGCGCTCGAGGGCGTGGTGGATGGTTTCGTGGTCGCCTTCCAGCACGTCGAAGCCGCGCGCGAGCCGCGCGTCGGCGGCGCGAAAGATCGGGAAATAGGCGTGATCCTCGATCTGGTGATGCCCTTCGAGCTCGCCGAGGAAGAAGCGCAGGCGGGGCACGAACCAGCCCTTGAAGGCGCCCGGCGCGACCTCGCCTTCCCGCAACGCGCCGGTTCCGGCCTGGAGCGCGCCGCCGAGCTCGCGGAACTTGGCGTGGCGCTGCAGCCAGAACCGCGCCGTGTGGCCGAGATTGGGATGGTCGGGCCAGACCTCGCGCGGGTAGCGCTCGAGCAGCACGCGCAGATCGGCCGGCCAGCCGAGGCGGACGTCGAGGGCGAGCAGGTCGGGCGCGGTCATCGGCGGTCTCCGGCGGCGTGAGCCGAACGGCATAGACCGGCCGCGCGCCCGACGCAAAGCCCGCCGCCGGCGCGGCTCACTCCTCCTGGAGCTCGTGGATGTGCCCGAGGAGCGCCAGGATGCGCCCGCGGGCGTAGGCCTCGGCGTCCGCCTGCGTCATGTAGGGGCCGACATACCACGGCGCCTCCGCCCGGTAGGCGTCGCCCCAGACCGGCATCTCCCGCGAGCCGTGCCATTTCACCTCCGCGCGCCCGTCGACGATGTCGTAGAGCCGCGCATAGGGGAAGACGCCGTCGCTGCGGGCCTGGATCGTGGTGAGGTCCGGCATCTCGATGCCGATCTGGTCGGCGAGCGGCCCGTCGCCCTTGCCCTCCATGCCGTGGCAGGCGGCGCAGCTGTTGCGGTACTCGCGCGCGCCGATGTCGATGCGCCCGTCCGTGGCGGCGTCCTGGGCCTGCGCCGCGCCGGCGACGAGGCCCAGCCCCGCGGCGCAGGCGATGAGCGAGATGCGTGTCATGGGCGTGCCCTCCTCGTTCTCGTGCGCCCGGCGCGTCGCCGGGCCTGCGGAAAGTCTGGGAGCGTCCGACCGAAAGGCCGTTGAGAATTGTCAGCGCATCATGGGATCGGGGTCCGCGCGCTTGCCTCCGTCGAGCGCCGCGGCACACTGGGCGGACGCGGCCGCGCGGCGGCGCGGCGTCCGAGGGGAGGGGAGCGATGAATCAGGCGGAATGGTTGCGGCGCACGGCCGAGGCGCGCGGGGCGGCGCCGGCCCTGATGCTGGGCGAGGCGGTCGTCGCCGATTACGCCGCCTTCGCCCGCCGCGCCGCCGCCTTCGCCGGCTTCCTCGCGGGCCGCGGGATCGCGGCCGGAGACCGCGTGGCGCTCCTGATGCGCAACACGCCCGACTACCTCGTCGCGCTCTACGGAATCTGGTGGGCCGGCGCCGCGGCCCTCCCGATCAACGCCAAGCTCCATCCGCGCGAGATCGCCTGGATCGTCGAGAACGCGGGCGCGCGGCTGATCGTCGTCACGCCCGATCTCGCGGACGCGGCGCCGGACGGCGTCGAGACCCTCGTCGCCGGCACGGATCCCTTCGCCGCCGCGCTCTCCAGGGAGGGACCCGTGGCGCCCGCGCCCCGCGATCCCGGCGACCTCGCCTGGCTGTTCTACACCTCCGGCACCACCGGGCGGCCCAAGGGCGTGATGATCACGCACGGCATGCTCTCGGCCATGAGCCTCGCCTATCTCGTCGACGTCGACCGGGCGGAGCCGGACGACACCGCGCTCTACGCCGCGCCGCTCTCGCACGGGGCGGGGCTCTACGTCATGGTCCACGTGCTGGTCGGCGCGCGCCACGCCTGCCCGCCGTCCGGCGGCTTCGATCCCGGCGAAGCGCTCGACCTCGCCGGCCGGATCGGGCGCGTGCACATGTTCATGGCGCCCACCATGGTGCGTCGGCTCACCGACCATGCCCGAAAGGCGGACCGGCGCGGGGAGGGCCTGAAGACCATCGTCTACGGCGGCGGGCCGATGTACGTCGCCGATATCATCGAGGCGGTCGAGCGCTTCGGGCCGGTCTTCGTGCAGATCTACGGGCAGGGCGAGTGCCCGATGTGCATCTCCGCGCTCTCCCGCCAGGAGGTCGCCGAGCGCACGCATCCGCGCTGGCGCGAGCGCCTCGGCTCCGCCGGCCGTGCGCAATGCGTGAGCGAGATCCGCATCGCCGACGCCGACGGCAATCCGCTCCCCGCCGGCGAGACCGGCGAGATCCTCGCCCGCGGCGTCGCCGTCATGCCGGGCTACTGGAACGCGCCCGAGGCCACCGCCAAGGCGCTTCGCGAAGGCTGGCTCTTTACCGGCGACGTCGGCAGCCTCGACGCCGACGGCTACCTCACCCTCAAGGACCGCTCGAAGGACCTGATCATCTCGGGCGGCGCCAACATCTACCCGCGCGAGGTGGAGGAGGCGCTCCTCGAGCACGACGCGGTGGCCGAATGCGCCGTCGTCGGCCGCCCCCACCCCGACTGGGGCGAGGAGGTCGTCGCCTTCATCGTGGCGGTGGAGGGGACGCAGGTGGACGCGGCGGTTCTGGACGCCCATTGCCTGGAGCGCATCGCCCGCTTCAAGCGGCCTAAGGATTACCGCTTCGTGGAGGCGCTGCCGAAGAACAATTACGGGAAGGTGCTGAAGACGGAGCTGAGGGGGATGGCGGGGGAGGGGTGAGGCATGCGGTCCGGTTCAGTCCGCTCCGCAGCACTTCTTGAATTTTCGCCCGGAACCGCAAGGACACGGGTCGTTGCGGCCCGGCTGCACCGCAGGAGCCGCCATGGCCCTCGCATGCTCCGCGATGATGCGAACCCATGTGGTGATCACGTCCGGCGCGGTGGCGTCGATCGTCTCGTTCAGCTCCGGGAAGAGCGAAGGGTCGGCCTCATCGGCCAGCCCTTCCTCCCGACGGGCGGCGATGCCCGCCAGCGCCATCAGGCCGAGGAGCGCCTGGTTGGCTCGACGATCGAGCGTGTAGGTCGTCCACGCCTTCGGCCGGAGATTCAAGCCGAGCCCGAACCCATTGGCCCATAGCTCCCAGATAACCTCGTCCTCGGGCACGTCGTCCCGCTCGAGACGGCCCAGCAACGCCTCGTACCGGTCCGGATGGCGCGCGAGCGTTCGCGCGATGCGGTCGCAATACCAGAGCAGGTCCTCGAGCAGCGTGTCGGGCATCTCGAGGCCTTCCGGAAACGTCGGCTCGGGCGTCGCGTCGAAAACGAAGGGCAGCCATTCCGATGCGGGCACGTCGACGGGGCAGAGCGCGAGGCCGACGACGAAGCCGTCGAAGGCTTCGAGCAGCATGCCACCGTCCGGCAGCCGGACGAGGTCACCCTCCAGTCTCGCCTCGCGTTCGGTGAGCACCCTCATGCGCTTCTCTCCCTCGTCCTTCCGTTCGCCGCACGCGTAGCCGCGATCGGCCCTTCCGCGCAAGAACCGCGGAGCGGCCGATGAGGGCGACGGCCGTCGGTCAGGACTCGGGACCACGCCAGCCGGACGGAGAACAGGTCCGGCCAACGCTCGCAGCGGCCTCACTCCCCGCCGAAGGGCGCGACTTCACGCAGGCCCGCCGAGAGGTCGACGAGGCTTGGAAGCGCGGTGCCGTACGCGAGCGCCGAGACGATGACGGCGCCGATCAGCAGTGGCGCGAGGATCGCCGTCATCAGCGCGATGGCCAGCTGCCGCCACCACCCGCTCACGGCCCGGACTTGCCGGACGATCTCGGTGTGGAGAATATGCTCGCGCATCTGCTCGATCTCGCCGCGGAGGTAGTCCCGTGCCGACAGGTCGAAGAAGCTCATCGCCTCGGCGCTGATCTTGTCGAATCGATTTTCCGGCAAGTTTACGATCCACTCCTCGATTTCGGTCTGGCTCGGCTCTCGCCCGTTCCGCTGCCGAAAGTGCTCGATCCAATCCCGCTTCTCCTCGGCGTAGAAGGCGAAGGCGAGCATCGAGACCGGGATCGGTAGATCCTCGCGGGCGAGCAGATGCTCGTAGACGTCACGGTCGTTCGCCGCCATGCCTCACCGCTCACCGCTCACCGCTCACCGCTCAACGCTCACCGATCGGCCGCCGGCGGTACGCCTCCTCCACGACCGCCTTGATGCGCCGGAGCTGGCGCTCGGCGGCGGGGTCGCGCGGGACGGGGCGCCCGGCGATCGTACGGCGCACGAGGAGGTGGCGCGCGGCACGGCTCTCGGGCGTGGCGAAGAGCAGGCGCTCGTCGGGCGTGGTCATCGGCTTGCGCGTGCCCGGCATGTCAACCTCCGTCATCGTTGACGTCGAAACCAGACTGACATGCGCGTCGGTTGGTATCAAGCGGAATCGCACAATCCTGCGACCCTCTCTCCACCCTCGCCGCACCCGCGTCCCAACACCGTCTCCCCACCCCCGCGCCTTCCCCGGCGTCCCCCGCGCCCCTATCCTCCGCGCCCCGTCCCGAGCCCGGAGCCCGCCCCCATGAAGATCACCGCCATTCGCGACATCGTCGCGCCCATCAAGTCGAACATCGCCAACGCCTATATCGACTTCTCCCTGATGACGGCCTCGGTGGTCGCGATCGAGACGGACGTCGTGGTGGACGGGCGCCGGGTTGTGGGCTTCGGGTTCAACTCGAACGGCCGCTACGCGCCGCAAGGCATTCTGCGGGAACGGTTCATTCCCCGCCTGCGCGACGCCGCGCCCGAGGCCTACCAGGGCGCGGACGGGTTCATCGACCCGCACAAGGCCTGGGACCTGATGATGAAGAACGAGAAGCCGGGCGGGCACGGGGAGCGCTCGGTGGCGGTGGGCGTGCTCGACATGGCGCTCTGGGACGCCCTCGCCAAGGCGCATCGCGTGCCGCTCTGGCGGCTGCTCGCCGACCGCTGCAACGGCGGGCGGGCGGACGAGACGGCCTGGGTCTACGCGGCGGGGGGCTACTACTATCCCGGCAAGGGCGTGGCGGAGCTCAAGGACGAGATGCGCTCCTATCTCGACCGGGGCTATTCCACGGTGAAGATGAAGGTCGGCCTCGTGCCGCTGGAGGAGGACCTCGCCCGCATCGAGGCCGTGCTCGACGTGCTCGGCGGCGACGGGTCGAAGCTGTGCGTCGACGTCAACGGCCGCTTCTCGCTCGAGGAGGCGATCCGCTTCGGCCACGCGATCGCGCCCTATGGCCTGCGCTGGTACGAGGAGCCGCTCGACCCGCTCGATTATCTCGAGCACGCGGCGCTGGCGACCCTCTACGCGCCCACCCTCGCCACCGGCGAGAACCTGTTCTCGCACCAGGACGCGCGCAACCTGATCCGCCACGGGGGCCTGCGGCCCGACCGGGACGTCCTCCAGTTCGACCCGGCGCTCTCCTACGGCCTCGTCGAGTACCTGCGCACCCTCGACGTGCTGCGCGCGCACGGCTGGTCGCCGCGGCGCTGCGTGCCGCATGGCGGGCACCAGTTCGCCCTCAACATCGCCGTCGGCCTCGGGCTCGGCGGCAACGAGAGCTACCCGGACGTCTTCGCCCCCTTCGGCGGCTTCGCCGACGGCACCCCGGTCTCCGACAGCCGCATCGCCATGCCGGACGTGCCGGGCATCGGCTTCGAGGCGAAGAGCGCGCTCTATGCGGTGATGAAGCCGCTGGAGGAGGGGTGAGGGCAGGGGGAACACAACGGCGGGACGGTCCTTTTCGACCCGCGACGCCGGCGCGCTCCCTTCCTCCTCCCTTGTGGAGGAGGTGTCGGCGAAGCCGACGGAGGTGGGTCGTCGGGCAGCGCGAGCCCTTTCTCTTTTGGCTCGCGACGGAAGTGCAGGGCATCCGAGTCGAGACAGTTCTGCACGACCCACACCCCCGGCCCCTCGCCACAAGGGCGAGGGGAGAGCCTGCATCGCGGGCTCGACCGGCCCCGATTTCACGCGGATCCATGTGTCTAATTAGCTAAACGCACTTGTGAGCGGGAAATATCTTTATTTCCCGTCGGGCCGGCGTTATCTCTCCTCCTGCACGAGGAGAGGCACGCCATGTCCAAGGTTCACGTCATCCACGAGAACGACGCCTGGGTGGTCCCGCTGCGCGAGGCGTTCGCGGAGCTCGGGACGCCCGTCGAGGAATGGTTCCTCGATCGCGGCGTGCTCGACCTGCGCGCGCCGCCGCCGGAGGGCGTGTTCTACAACCGCATGAGCGCCTCCTCGCACACCCGCGACCACCGCTTCGCCGCGGAATACACGGGCGCCGTGCTCGCCTGGCTCGAGCGCCACGGCCGCACGGTGGTGAACGACACGAGGGCGCTGCGGCTCGAGGTCTCGAAGGTCGCGCAGTACGAGGCGCTGGCCGCCCACGGGATCGCGACGCCCGAGACGCTCGCCGTCATCGGCCGCGAGAACATCCCCGACGCCGCCGCGCGGCTCGGCTATCCGCTGATCCTCAAGCACAATCGCGGCGGCAAGGGGCTCGGCGTGCGGCTGTTCCTCGGCGAGGCGGCGCTCGCCGAGCATCTCGCCTCGCCGGATTTCGAGGAGCCGATCGACGGGATCACCCTCGTCCAGCGCTACGTGACGGCGCCGGAGCCGTTCGTCACCCGGCTCGAATTCGTCGGCGGACGCTTTCTCTACGCCGTTCGGGTGGATACGTCGGAGGGCTTCGAGCTCTGCCCGGCCGACGCCTGCACGGTGGAGGCCGCCGCGATCGGCGAGGCCGCCTGCCCGGCCGTCGCGCCCGCGGCCAAGTTCGCGGTCGTGCCCGGCTACGAGAACCCGGACATCCCGGCCCTCGAGCGCTTTCTCGCGCAGAACGGCATCGGCATCGCCGGGATCGAGGTGATCGTCGACGAGGCCGGGCGGCGCTTCGCCTACGACGTCAACACCAACACGAACTACAATCCCGAGGCCGAGGCGACAGCGGGCGTGTCCGGCATGCGCGCCATCGCCCGCCACCTCGACGGCCTCCTCGCCCGGGAGCGCCGCAAGGCCGCGTGAGGGAGCTCACCGCGCGCCGATCTTCTCCCGGATCGTCGGCACGAGCCGCGCGGTGAGATAGCCTTTCGTGATGAAGGCCGCGCCGTCGGGCAGCGGCCCGCTCGTCGCGTCGGAATGGCCGGAGGTCATGATCACCACGACGTCCGGCCAGCGCCGGCGCGCCTGCGCCGCGAGCTCGAAGCCGTCGATCGGTCCCGGCACGTGCGCGTCGGTGACGAGGGCCGTGACGGCGCGCGCGCTCTCGAGCAGCTGGAGCCCGCCGGCCGTGTCGTCGGCGGCGAGGACCTGGAAGCCGGCGTCGTTCAGGTGGCGCGCGATGGCGTCGCGCTCGTCCTGCTCTTCCTCCACCAGGACTACCACGTGCGGCGGCGTCGCCCCCGCGGATGTCGTCGTCACGGCGATGCCCTCCGTCGCGTCGTCGCACGGCACAGCGCGCGAGCGTCGGCCGCAGTTCCCGGACCCGAGGGTCCGGACGCATCTGGACAGGCCCGGATCGGCGCGGTTATCTCGCGTCCATGCGAGGCGACCCGTGCGTCCCGACGATCTGGCCCGTCACGCCGCCGACGACGCTCGAGACCGAGCGGCTCGTCCTGCGGCCGTGGCGCGACGCCGACCGCGCGCCCTTCGCGGCGCTCAACGCCGATCCGGCCGTGATGACGTTCTTTCCCGCGGTCCTCGACCGGCTCGACAGCGATGCGGCGGCGGCGCGCTTTCGCGCCCGTTTCGATCGCCACGGCTGGGGATTGTGGGCGGTGGAGGTGAAGGGCGGGCCCGCCTTCGTCGGCTTCACCGGGCTCAACCCGGCGCCCGAAACGCTCCCCTTCGCGCCGGCGATGGAGATCGGCTGGCGGCTCGCCCGCGCGGCCTGGGGGAGGGGATACGCCACCGAGGCGGCGCGCGCGGCGCTGCGCTTCGGCTTCGAGCGGCTGCGCCTTCCCGAGATCGTCAGCTTCACCACGCCGCTCAACGAGCGCTCCGTCGCCGTGATGGAACGCCTCGGCCTGCGGCGCGATCGGCGTGGCGGTTTCGCGCATCCGGCCTTTCCCGAAGGGCACCGGCTGCGGCCGCACGTGCTCTACCGCATCCCGTCCGATCGCGTTCGTCGACACGGCTCAAGCGAAGCCGGCCCCGCTCCCGACGAATGCGCAGCAATTTAATAACGCCTTAAGAGTGCATCTGCCAGGGTCGGGCAACTTATCTCGTGTTGCCCCTCCTTCCGATTGCACCGGAGGCCCCTGATGCTGCGATTGTCCCTGCGCGCGAAGCTCCTCGGCGGCTTCGGCGTCCTCGTCCTCGCCGTGGTCGCGCTCGCCGCGACGGCGACGCTCGGCTTGAACCGGGTGGAATCCCTGTTCGGCCAGTATCGCGAGGCCGCCGCCCGCAACGTCTCCCTGCTCGAGGCCGACGGCGCCTTCCTCCGCGCGGCCGTCGCGTTCGAGCGCTTCCGCCTGGCGCCGACGCCTGAGGCGGCCGAGCGCGCGCTCGCCCTCCTCGACGCGCTCTCCCGGACCAAGGACGAGACGATCGCCCGCTTCGAGGCGCACCCCGCGCGCGGAACGTTGGCGC comes from Salinarimonas sp. and encodes:
- a CDS encoding response regulator transcription factor — protein: MTDKPRILVVDDERDVRETLADYLALHGFSPELLDGGAALRARVADGAPFDVVLLDITMPGEDGLSLARWLREVTTAGIVMVTAHGDPIDRIVGLEVGADDYIPKPVELRELVARIRALMRRMADAALAAPAAAVEAAAQAVAAPQTRRMPIGEMMLDLDARRLLDADGRDVALTAMEFDLLQVLAERPDRVLSREQLLELSHKDPDEPFDRSIDIRIARLRRKIERDPARPEMIKTVRGVGYVFARRPGD
- a CDS encoding substrate-binding domain-containing protein; this encodes MRSRAFVAGAAMALAAALGAGAAGAQEEIRIAHVYGKTGALEAYAKQSHTGLMMGLEYMTDGTMEIDGRKIVVIEKDTQLKPEIGRAMLAEAFGDDDAHIAVGPVSSGVALAMLPVAEEYERILIVEPAVADSITGENWNRYVFRTGRNSSQDAISNAVALGEEGVTIATLAQDYAFGRDGVAAFREALAGTGAELVHEEYVPTDTQDFTAAAQRIFSALEGEEGRKIVFAIWAGGANPLGKLDEMAPERLGIELATGGNILAAMSAYKAMPGMEGATYYYYEIPDNAMNDWLVEQHMARYGEPPDFFTAGGMAAASAVVTAIREAGSTDTEALIETMEGMAFETPKGTMMFRPEDHQALQSMYHFEIRVEDDVAWGIPELVRELTIEDMDIPIRNQ
- a CDS encoding UPF0149 family protein yields the protein MRVLTEREARLEGDLVRLPDGGMLLEAFDGFVVGLALCPVDVPASEWLPFVFDATPEPTFPEGLEMPDTLLEDLLWYCDRIARTLARHPDRYEALLGRLERDDVPEDEVIWELWANGFGLGLNLRPKAWTTYTLDRRANQALLGLMALAGIAARREEGLADEADPSLFPELNETIDATAPDVITTWVRIIAEHARAMAAPAVQPGRNDPCPCGSGRKFKKCCGAD
- a CDS encoding PAS-domain containing protein, with amino-acid sequence MSDGTTCGAGLERMLDAVPTRIWLIDADDRVLWCNARAAELLGCAPGAVVGLSLPETFGSPAMPDREARAAALAGEEASWRGWADYADGVRRYTERRFTPHRDETGRLVGYLEFTSDQTELMAARDAAARAETRLADAIASLPDGVAVENPDGRLAACNGVYAGVYGLPAEQLVGMDFEERMRVMRSRVTIVEGTPLDADPKAAQGRLRRLRRESLDPIEAKHVDGRELVIQRAPTAEGGRVVLMTDITALRAREREASEARALLEDAVEAVALGFAIFDATGALGLCNRSFVETLGPEAARVGATWTEILAASAEAGRFLPGEGETARCLSRRIEARLRCACEERLAHADGRLFAASRSETRGGGVVITLRDITETARAEAVLRDSWETVKSVLEACPTPITMSRLRDGRIVYVNPAAREMMRMQEADGSTLAHWRTLEDRADYVARLVAEERVDGLEACFRRGDGEDIWLAIWSRLAEFRGEPVIVTAAADLAERRAREAERARQREVMHQAEKLGALGEVLAGVSHELNNPLSVLVGQAAILLETAPDPHVRRRAERMAEASARCARIVKSFLAMARQQPAAFGRLDLRAVVREALSAAGPEIEAAGARVALDLPESGAPTAGDREQLRQVIVNLLTNAAQAMAHGPGPRRISLALGLDPAAGVARLSVSDSGPGVPERIASRIFEPLFTTKAGKGSGIGLALCHRLVTAHGGMIGLDRAFREGARFVVELPLAPSADAERTLSPAPNRSVGRTVLVVDDDEEVLRTTAELIEIDGHRALLARSATEALRLLAGEAPDVVFSDVRMPDIDGLELYALMVARRPELAERVVFATGDALRPDIARALARIGRPCLEKPFLPEDIRAILTQVARRPGD
- a CDS encoding hemerythrin domain-containing protein — protein: MTAPDLLALDVRLGWPADLRVLLERYPREVWPDHPNLGHTARFWLQRHAKFRELGGALQAGTGALREGEVAPGAFKGWFVPRLRFFLGELEGHHQIEDHAYFPIFRAADARLARGFDVLEGDHETIHHALERTAERAGAFLQAPEHDRDAVLRAADAYADEADALLRRLLRHLDDEEDLIVPMILDRGEGDLGIA
- a CDS encoding AMP-binding protein; translation: MNQAEWLRRTAEARGAAPALMLGEAVVADYAAFARRAAAFAGFLAGRGIAAGDRVALLMRNTPDYLVALYGIWWAGAAALPINAKLHPREIAWIVENAGARLIVVTPDLADAAPDGVETLVAGTDPFAAALSREGPVAPAPRDPGDLAWLFYTSGTTGRPKGVMITHGMLSAMSLAYLVDVDRAEPDDTALYAAPLSHGAGLYVMVHVLVGARHACPPSGGFDPGEALDLAGRIGRVHMFMAPTMVRRLTDHARKADRRGEGLKTIVYGGGPMYVADIIEAVERFGPVFVQIYGQGECPMCISALSRQEVAERTHPRWRERLGSAGRAQCVSEIRIADADGNPLPAGETGEILARGVAVMPGYWNAPEATAKALREGWLFTGDVGSLDADGYLTLKDRSKDLIISGGANIYPREVEEALLEHDAVAECAVVGRPHPDWGEEVVAFIVAVEGTQVDAAVLDAHCLERIARFKRPKDYRFVEALPKNNYGKVLKTELRGMAGEG
- a CDS encoding c-type cytochrome; its protein translation is MTRISLIACAAGLGLVAGAAQAQDAATDGRIDIGAREYRNSCAACHGMEGKGDGPLADQIGIEMPDLTTIQARSDGVFPYARLYDIVDGRAEVKWHGSREMPVWGDAYRAEAPWYVGPYMTQADAEAYARGRILALLGHIHELQEE